One Nocardia farcinica genomic region harbors:
- a CDS encoding succinate dehydrogenase iron-sulfur subunit, with protein MTAVLEKTSASNPAPVPEGSTMITVKVARFNPEDGQGAHWESFQVPVLPTDRFLNVLIYIKSYLDGTLTFRRSCAHGVCGSDAMRINGVNRLACKVLMKDMLPKDGKSITVTVEPIRGLPVEKDLVVDMEPFFDAFRAVKPYLITSGNEPTRERIQSQADRARFDDTTKCILCACCTTSCPVYWHDGSYFGPAAIVNAHRFIFDSRDEGARERLDILNDVEGVWRCRTTFNCTDACPRGIEVTKAIQEVKRALLFAR; from the coding sequence ATGACTGCCGTACTCGAGAAGACCAGCGCGTCGAATCCGGCTCCGGTGCCCGAGGGCTCGACCATGATCACCGTCAAGGTGGCGCGGTTCAACCCGGAGGACGGCCAGGGCGCGCACTGGGAGTCCTTCCAGGTGCCGGTCCTGCCGACCGACCGCTTCCTGAACGTCCTGATCTACATCAAGTCCTACCTCGACGGCACCCTCACCTTCCGGCGCTCCTGCGCCCACGGCGTGTGCGGGTCCGATGCCATGCGGATCAACGGTGTGAACCGGCTGGCCTGCAAGGTGCTGATGAAGGACATGCTGCCCAAGGACGGCAAGAGCATCACCGTCACCGTCGAGCCGATCCGCGGCCTGCCCGTGGAGAAGGACCTCGTGGTGGACATGGAGCCGTTCTTCGACGCCTTCCGCGCGGTGAAGCCGTACCTGATCACCTCGGGCAACGAGCCGACCCGCGAGCGCATCCAGAGCCAGGCCGACCGTGCCCGGTTCGACGACACCACCAAGTGCATCCTGTGCGCCTGCTGCACCACCTCGTGCCCGGTGTACTGGCACGACGGCAGCTACTTCGGCCCGGCCGCGATCGTGAACGCGCACCGCTTCATCTTCGACAGCCGTGACGAGGGCGCCCGCGAACGCCTCGACATCCTCAACGACGTCGAAGGCGTGTGGCGCTGCCGCACCACCTTCAACTGCACCGACGCCTGCCCCCGCGGCATCGAGGTCACCAAGGCCATCCAGGAAGTCAAGCGAGCCCTCCTCTTCGCCCGCTGA
- a CDS encoding helix-turn-helix domain-containing protein, protein MPRAPGPRRFSVAPARECSRIAHMTELPAGELGDRIAQARSRHGLTQAQLAAAIGIDRSALAKIEGGTRRVSALELAGIAEELGERIEWFVLPSPPAIVSHRNLQEPGTPSPEIDKLLERLAWNVEFMTEHDRALGLDGPVQMAKPGSIAEAEEAARSARERLGLDDAEPARDIGRKMGELGLLVFSFELGADAADAASLLLRAGGIALINGSLQVGRRRLALAHEFGHYLFADEYTVDWRLGAAADTGAWETRLDRFARAVLLPVRSLPARWREYAATEGVRTAAVRLASDYQVDMTTLAQRLLELEVIEAKQAGFIRTVRTTAADIVEFDLVPRHELEPPYLSHRYQKSVLRLLRAGVVSTARAADLLFDTIEEGELPGPDQLAENAIWDFV, encoded by the coding sequence GTGCCGCGAGCACCCGGCCCTCGTCGTTTTTCCGTCGCCCCCGCGCGGGAATGTTCTAGAATCGCACACATGACGGAGCTTCCGGCGGGGGAGCTGGGCGACCGCATCGCCCAGGCACGGAGCCGACACGGCCTGACGCAGGCCCAGTTGGCCGCCGCCATCGGTATCGATCGGTCGGCGCTGGCCAAGATCGAAGGTGGTACTCGGCGGGTCTCGGCGCTGGAACTGGCCGGCATCGCCGAGGAACTCGGAGAGCGGATCGAGTGGTTCGTGCTTCCCTCGCCGCCCGCGATCGTGTCCCATCGCAACCTGCAAGAACCCGGCACGCCCAGCCCCGAAATCGACAAGCTGCTCGAACGGCTCGCGTGGAATGTCGAGTTCATGACCGAGCACGATCGCGCACTGGGTCTGGACGGCCCGGTGCAGATGGCCAAACCCGGGTCCATCGCGGAAGCGGAGGAAGCCGCTCGCTCGGCCCGCGAACGTCTCGGCCTCGACGACGCCGAACCGGCCCGCGACATCGGCCGGAAAATGGGGGAGCTAGGCCTGCTCGTCTTCAGCTTCGAACTCGGCGCGGATGCCGCCGACGCGGCCTCGCTGCTGTTGCGCGCGGGGGGAATCGCACTGATCAACGGCAGCCTCCAGGTCGGCCGACGCCGACTGGCGCTGGCGCACGAGTTCGGCCATTACCTGTTCGCCGACGAATACACCGTCGATTGGCGGCTCGGCGCCGCCGCGGACACCGGCGCCTGGGAGACCCGCCTGGACCGGTTCGCGCGAGCAGTGCTGCTTCCTGTCCGCTCACTGCCCGCGCGATGGCGGGAGTACGCGGCAACGGAGGGCGTTCGCACGGCGGCCGTCCGGCTGGCCAGCGATTACCAGGTCGACATGACCACGCTCGCGCAGCGCCTGCTGGAACTCGAGGTCATCGAGGCCAAGCAAGCCGGATTCATCCGAACCGTGCGCACGACTGCCGCCGATATCGTCGAGTTCGACCTGGTCCCCCGCCACGAGCTGGAACCACCGTATCTGAGCCATCGCTATCAGAAGTCGGTGCTTCGCCTCCTGCGCGCAGGCGTGGTCTCCACCGCACGAGCTGCCGACCTGCTGTTCGACACGATCGAGGAGGGCGAGCTCCCCGGACCGGACCAGCTCGCCGAGAACGCGATCTGGGACTTCGTGTGA
- a CDS encoding JAB domain-containing protein produces MIAPSHRMARGMGMSVPIARMPSSQRPRERLLTLGPMALSDGELLALLLGQGRRGASALELAAELLADHGGIAGLAAARPEELARRTGVGSAKAAALIAAFHLGHRARAESAAAPRLTHAAEVARVAAPLFAGARVERLLVLICDTQHRLRRHVFVAEGAVDRVAVPVREILNTVLRHDGRSFAVVHNHPSGDPHPSPDDRRATTLLHAAATTVGLRFLDHIVLAGEHWSRAAPLDDGFVE; encoded by the coding sequence ATGATCGCCCCGTCACATCGGATGGCGAGGGGGATGGGGATGTCGGTACCGATCGCGCGGATGCCCAGCTCACAGCGGCCGCGAGAGCGTCTGCTCACGCTCGGGCCGATGGCGCTCAGCGACGGTGAGCTGCTGGCGCTGCTGCTCGGTCAGGGCCGCCGCGGCGCGAGTGCGCTGGAACTCGCCGCCGAGCTGCTGGCCGACCACGGCGGCATCGCCGGCCTGGCCGCGGCCAGGCCGGAAGAACTGGCCCGCCGCACCGGCGTGGGCTCGGCGAAGGCGGCGGCCCTCATCGCCGCTTTCCACCTCGGCCATCGCGCCCGCGCCGAGTCGGCCGCGGCGCCGCGGCTCACCCACGCCGCCGAGGTCGCCCGCGTCGCCGCGCCCCTGTTCGCCGGTGCCCGCGTCGAACGCCTGCTCGTGCTGATCTGCGACACCCAGCACCGGCTACGCCGCCACGTCTTCGTCGCCGAGGGCGCCGTCGACCGCGTCGCCGTCCCGGTCCGCGAGATCCTCAACACCGTCCTACGCCACGACGGCCGCTCCTTCGCCGTCGTCCACAACCACCCCTCCGGCGACCCACACCCCAGCCCCGACGACCGCCGCGCCACCACCCTCCTGCACGCCGCCGCCACCACCGTCGGCCTCCGCTTCCTCGACCACATCGTCCTGGCCGGCGAACACTGGTCCCGCGCCGCACCCCTGGACGACGGGTTCGTCGAATGA
- a CDS encoding DUF4396 domain-containing protein yields the protein MEDMQGHHSGHADHPAHDHTTHADHTTHTDHADHINHAAHADHAAHTDHTDHSTWQMAMTATLHCLTGCAIGEVLGMVIGTALGWGNVPTMVLAIVLAFVFGYSLTMRGVMRAGVAFGAALSVALAADTVSITVMEIVDNGVLLLVPGAMHAGITDALFWGSLALAFAVAFVVTTPVNKWLIGRGKGHAVVHAYH from the coding sequence ATGGAGGACATGCAAGGCCACCACTCCGGCCATGCCGATCACCCTGCCCACGACCACACCACCCACGCGGACCACACCACTCACACCGACCACGCGGACCACATCAACCACGCTGCTCACGCCGACCACGCAGCCCACACGGACCACACCGACCACTCCACCTGGCAGATGGCGATGACCGCCACCCTGCACTGCCTCACCGGCTGCGCTATCGGCGAGGTGCTGGGCATGGTCATCGGCACCGCGCTCGGCTGGGGCAACGTGCCGACCATGGTGCTGGCGATCGTGCTCGCCTTCGTCTTCGGCTACAGCCTGACCATGCGCGGCGTGATGCGAGCCGGGGTCGCCTTCGGCGCCGCACTGTCGGTGGCGCTGGCCGCCGACACGGTGTCGATCACGGTCATGGAGATCGTCGACAACGGCGTGCTGCTCCTGGTGCCGGGCGCCATGCACGCCGGCATCACCGACGCGCTGTTCTGGGGTTCACTGGCCCTGGCCTTCGCGGTGGCGTTCGTGGTGACCACGCCGGTGAACAAGTGGCTGATCGGCCGCGGCAAGGGCCACGCGGTCGTGCACGCCTACCACTGA
- a CDS encoding phenylalanine 4-monooxygenase has translation MFTEAQLYSPVTRDRDGAVTVHLSDEHPGVRDPDYRARRNAIAALALGYTPGAALPRVDYTEEEQRVWRMVSTELARKHRTYASAEVLAAAERLALPTDHIPQLDEVSAALAPLSGFRYVPAAGLVPLREFFGSFAESVFHSTQYIRHHSAPLYTPEPDAIHEIIGHANQIASPRFAAIYRTVGAAVARLRTEAALKFLADVFWFSMEFGVVRERGEIRCYGAGLLSSFGEIEEFRRARLRPLDVVAMGTEPYDITHYQPVLYCAESIGQIEDVIGGFFAEMDDETPLRARRVGSGSRG, from the coding sequence ATGTTCACCGAAGCGCAGCTGTACTCGCCGGTGACCCGTGACCGAGATGGTGCGGTGACGGTGCACCTGAGCGACGAGCACCCCGGCGTGCGCGATCCGGACTACCGGGCGCGGCGCAACGCCATCGCCGCGCTGGCGCTGGGTTACACGCCCGGCGCGGCCCTTCCCCGGGTCGATTACACCGAGGAGGAGCAGCGGGTCTGGCGGATGGTCTCGACCGAGCTGGCGCGCAAGCACCGCACCTACGCCAGCGCCGAGGTGCTGGCCGCCGCCGAGCGCCTCGCCCTGCCCACCGACCACATCCCGCAGCTCGACGAGGTGAGCGCGGCGCTGGCCCCGCTCAGCGGGTTCCGCTACGTCCCCGCCGCCGGTCTGGTGCCGCTGCGGGAGTTCTTCGGCTCCTTCGCCGAGTCGGTGTTCCACTCCACCCAGTACATCCGCCACCATTCCGCACCGCTGTACACCCCCGAGCCGGACGCCATCCACGAGATCATCGGGCACGCGAACCAGATCGCCAGCCCGCGGTTCGCCGCGATCTACCGGACCGTCGGCGCGGCGGTGGCGCGCCTGCGTACCGAGGCGGCGCTGAAGTTCCTGGCGGACGTGTTCTGGTTCTCGATGGAGTTCGGGGTGGTCCGGGAACGCGGCGAGATCCGCTGTTACGGAGCGGGTCTGCTGTCCTCGTTCGGCGAGATCGAGGAGTTCCGGCGGGCCCGGCTGCGTCCGCTGGACGTGGTCGCGATGGGCACCGAACCCTACGACATCACGCACTATCAGCCGGTGCTGTACTGCGCGGAGTCGATCGGCCAGATCGAGGACGTGATCGGCGGGTTCTTCGCGGAGATGGACGACGAGACCCCGCTGCGCGCGCGGCGCGTCGGGTCCGGCTCACGAGGCTAG
- a CDS encoding TetR family transcriptional regulator: protein MSVEPSDAAPAPGLRERKKERTRRALRTAAFRLFREQGYSETTVEQIAAAAEVSPSTFFRYFPSKEHLVVADDLDPVMIAEIRAQPRGLSPFLAFRNAMSAAFATLTPEELAFEQERQALLYHVPELRAAIGRELERGIEMIAGLLAEYLERSPDDFDVRAAAGAIAGAGIAVSLRSPVNAENLGRVMEFLDAGMPLGAGRPG, encoded by the coding sequence ATGTCGGTTGAACCATCGGACGCCGCGCCCGCACCAGGCCTCCGGGAACGCAAGAAGGAACGGACCCGGCGCGCCCTGCGGACCGCGGCGTTCCGGTTGTTCCGCGAGCAGGGGTACAGCGAGACGACCGTCGAGCAGATCGCGGCCGCGGCGGAGGTCTCGCCGAGCACCTTCTTCCGGTACTTCCCGTCCAAGGAACACCTGGTCGTCGCCGATGATCTCGACCCGGTCATGATCGCCGAGATCCGCGCCCAGCCGCGTGGACTGTCGCCCTTCCTCGCCTTCCGCAATGCGATGAGTGCCGCCTTCGCGACGCTCACGCCCGAGGAACTCGCGTTCGAGCAGGAGCGCCAGGCGCTGCTGTATCACGTGCCGGAACTGCGGGCCGCGATCGGCCGGGAACTCGAGCGGGGCATCGAGATGATCGCCGGCCTGCTGGCCGAATACCTGGAGCGCTCGCCCGACGACTTCGACGTCCGCGCGGCCGCGGGGGCGATCGCCGGAGCGGGTATCGCCGTCTCGCTCCGGTCCCCGGTCAACGCCGAAAACCTCGGCCGGGTGATGGAATTCCTCGACGCGGGCATGCCGCTGGGGGCCGGCCGCCCCGGCTGA
- a CDS encoding MFS transporter has product MRTDSASRLLALGALSVATLTIGLDMTVLTVALPTLAMDLHADVGALQWFSTAYTLALAALMLPAGALGDRYGRKRLLLAALVVFGSASAACAFATSSGQLIAARVVLGAAAAAMIPLSMAVLPVLFPEPGERARALSIWVTAMGLGLPLGPVLGGWLIDNFWWGSVFLINVPMVVVAAIAVAALVPESRDHARRPLDLPGMGLSTTGMLALTYGLIRCGEQGWGDPLALACVAAGLVAGAALVAWQRRATHPLIDPGLFRAPGFRWGAVFAVLISFALFGLFFTVPQYFQEVLGTDALGSGLRLLPMIGGLIVGARVGERLLPKAGVRAVLTGAMVVLALGLGWGALTGVDSPYWFTACWIALVGAGMGAGLPVAMSMALDDLDLDHAGVGTALLQAVRQAAGTLGVAALGAALATRYRSELGALNTAPYDAGVSAGVATAKATGDTAALAQVQSAFTGGMALMLWVCAAVAAAGVVLALAALPRRADAPVDASESTHVG; this is encoded by the coding sequence GTGCGAACCGACTCCGCTTCCCGTCTGCTCGCCCTGGGCGCCCTGTCCGTGGCGACGCTGACCATCGGGCTCGACATGACGGTGCTCACCGTCGCGCTGCCCACGCTCGCCATGGATCTGCACGCCGACGTCGGCGCCCTGCAGTGGTTCAGTACCGCCTACACCCTGGCGCTGGCCGCGCTGATGCTGCCCGCCGGCGCGCTGGGCGACCGCTACGGCCGCAAACGGCTGCTCCTGGCGGCGTTGGTCGTCTTCGGATCGGCCTCCGCCGCGTGTGCTTTCGCGACATCCTCGGGGCAGCTGATCGCCGCCCGGGTGGTGCTCGGCGCGGCCGCGGCGGCGATGATCCCGCTGTCGATGGCGGTGCTGCCGGTGTTGTTCCCCGAGCCCGGAGAACGCGCCCGCGCGTTGTCGATCTGGGTCACCGCGATGGGGCTCGGCCTGCCGCTGGGCCCGGTGCTCGGCGGATGGCTGATCGACAACTTCTGGTGGGGGTCGGTGTTCCTCATCAACGTGCCGATGGTCGTGGTGGCCGCGATCGCGGTGGCCGCGCTGGTGCCCGAATCCCGCGACCACGCCCGGCGACCGCTGGATCTGCCGGGAATGGGACTGTCGACCACGGGCATGCTGGCGCTGACCTACGGACTGATCCGCTGCGGTGAGCAGGGGTGGGGCGACCCGCTCGCCCTGGCCTGCGTCGCCGCCGGTCTGGTCGCCGGTGCCGCACTCGTCGCCTGGCAGCGGCGCGCTACGCATCCGCTCATCGACCCGGGCCTGTTCCGGGCGCCCGGCTTCAGGTGGGGCGCGGTGTTCGCCGTGCTGATCAGCTTCGCGCTGTTCGGGTTGTTCTTCACGGTCCCGCAGTACTTCCAGGAGGTGCTCGGCACCGACGCGCTCGGTAGCGGACTGCGGTTGCTGCCGATGATCGGCGGACTGATCGTCGGCGCCAGGGTGGGGGAGCGGCTGTTGCCGAAAGCCGGCGTGCGCGCGGTGCTGACCGGCGCGATGGTGGTGCTGGCGCTCGGCCTCGGCTGGGGTGCGCTCACCGGCGTGGACAGCCCGTACTGGTTCACCGCCTGCTGGATCGCGCTCGTCGGTGCGGGCATGGGCGCCGGCCTGCCGGTCGCGATGTCGATGGCGCTCGACGATCTCGACCTGGACCACGCCGGCGTCGGCACCGCGTTGCTGCAGGCGGTGCGCCAGGCCGCGGGCACCCTCGGCGTCGCGGCCCTGGGCGCGGCGCTGGCCACGCGGTACCGCAGCGAACTCGGCGCGCTGAACACCGCCCCCTACGACGCCGGGGTCAGTGCCGGGGTCGCGACGGCGAAAGCCACCGGCGACACCGCCGCGCTGGCGCAGGTGCAGTCGGCGTTCACCGGCGGGATGGCGCTCATGCTCTGGGTGTGCGCGGCGGTGGCGGCGGCCGGGGTGGTACTCGCGCTCGCCGCGCTGCCGCGGCGGGCCGACGCACCCGTGGATGCGTCAGAATCGACGCATGTCGGTTGA